One region of Betaproteobacteria bacterium genomic DNA includes:
- a CDS encoding PEP-CTERM sorting domain-containing protein translates to MKFQVTITSFLLVAAQAGAVPNYNAIDLGSLGGGTTWATGINESGQVVGFSTTSLGGPYHAYFWQNDGFGMRDLGTLTPALSFATSQAFAINDAGQVAGGSYAGTYQAFTTGPQGIGLTNISPPNVWSTEATGINNRGQMAGIFNDQNIFPYSHAFIMNADGSGFRDLGTLGSAFSSANSINDAGQVTGDAYAAGPNQFMHAFITDENGYNMRDLGTLGGNVSYGHAINNLGQVAGTSTTATGYNRAFLTDANGSNMRDLGNLAQRDDFESWANGLNDQGQVVGWSASMNGMSAFVTGLNGSGMYDLNSLVTLPAGVGLSEANGINELGQIIARDRNGHAYLLTPVPEPTAATMLLAGLAMLGAVGGKRSRKLIGLK, encoded by the coding sequence ATGAAATTCCAAGTCACTATTACATCGTTTCTGTTGGTTGCAGCTCAGGCCGGAGCAGTTCCCAATTACAACGCAATTGACCTGGGGTCGCTCGGTGGCGGAACCACTTGGGCAACCGGCATCAATGAATCGGGTCAGGTGGTTGGGTTCTCGACGACATCTCTAGGTGGTCCTTACCATGCCTATTTCTGGCAAAACGATGGCTTCGGCATGCGCGATCTGGGCACGCTGACACCAGCGTTGAGTTTTGCCACCAGTCAGGCTTTCGCCATCAACGATGCCGGGCAAGTTGCAGGAGGATCCTACGCCGGCACTTACCAAGCTTTTACCACAGGCCCCCAAGGCATCGGACTGACGAATATCAGCCCACCCAACGTCTGGTCAACAGAAGCCACAGGCATCAATAACCGCGGACAGATGGCCGGTATTTTTAATGACCAAAACATATTTCCTTACAGCCACGCCTTCATTATGAATGCGGATGGTTCTGGCTTTAGGGATCTCGGTACCCTCGGTAGCGCCTTCAGCTCAGCAAACAGCATCAACGATGCAGGCCAAGTAACAGGAGATGCCTATGCCGCAGGACCGAACCAGTTCATGCATGCCTTCATCACCGATGAGAACGGCTACAACATGCGCGACCTCGGCACATTGGGTGGCAATGTCAGCTATGGGCATGCCATCAACAACCTTGGCCAGGTTGCCGGCACATCAACCACCGCAACTGGCTATAACCGCGCCTTTCTTACCGATGCAAATGGCAGCAACATGCGTGATCTGGGTAACCTCGCCCAACGCGACGACTTCGAGAGTTGGGCCAACGGCCTCAACGATCAGGGGCAGGTCGTCGGGTGGTCCGCTTCCATGAACGGTATGTCGGCCTTCGTCACTGGCCTCAACGGTAGCGGCATGTACGATCTCAATTCACTGGTCACCTTACCTGCTGGCGTCGGACTTTCTGAGGCAAACGGTATCAACGAATTGGGACAAATCATCGCCCGAGACAGAAACGGTCACGCCTACCTGCTCACGCCCGTACCAGAACCGACCGCCGCGACGATGCTGCTGGCCGGATTGGCGATGCTGGGCGCCGTTGGAGGGAAGCGGTCCCGAAAATTGATTGGCCTCAAATAG
- the lysS gene encoding lysine--tRNA ligase, giving the protein MATTDNTEQQAPVQQDENQLIAERRAKLAEWRKTGKAFPNDFQRENTAAKVLEGYGEKTTEELAELPVEVKLAGRMMLKRVMGKASFATIQDLSGRIQLYITRDRVGEEVYADFKTWDLGDIIGVTGSLMKTKTGELSIQAAEIRLLTKSLRPLPDKFHGLADQEMKYRQRYVDLIMNEETRFTFRARSAIVSSIRNFMTGHGFMEVETPMMHPIPGGASAKPFVTHHNALDMQQFLRIAPELYLKRLVVGGFEKVFEINRNFRNEGLSPRHNPEFTMMEFYEAYANYHTLMDFTEGLLRHTAREALGKEVFVYQGRELDLSKPFHRLTINQAIQRQHPEFSDAELADTDFLKTKIKHFGEPVKAGGLGSLQLQLFEACAEAQCWEPTFIIDYPVEVSPLARASDTNPEITERFELFIVGREIANGFSELNDAEDQAARFQEQMKAKDAGDEEAMYYDADFIRALEYGLPPTGGCGIGIDRLIMLLTDAAAIRDVILFPSMRPE; this is encoded by the coding sequence ATGGCCACCACCGACAATACCGAACAGCAAGCGCCGGTTCAGCAGGACGAAAACCAGCTTATCGCCGAGCGCCGCGCCAAACTGGCCGAGTGGCGCAAGACCGGGAAAGCCTTCCCGAACGACTTCCAGCGTGAGAACACCGCTGCCAAAGTCCTCGAAGGCTATGGTGAGAAGACGACTGAAGAACTCGCAGAGCTGCCAGTTGAAGTCAAGCTCGCCGGCCGCATGATGCTCAAGCGCGTCATGGGCAAGGCATCCTTCGCCACCATTCAGGACCTGTCGGGTCGCATCCAGCTGTACATCACCCGCGACCGCGTCGGCGAAGAGGTCTATGCCGACTTCAAGACCTGGGATCTGGGCGACATCATTGGCGTCACCGGTAGCCTGATGAAGACCAAGACCGGCGAGCTGTCCATCCAGGCCGCCGAAATCCGCCTGCTGACCAAGTCGCTGCGCCCGCTGCCGGACAAGTTCCATGGCCTGGCTGACCAGGAAATGAAGTATCGCCAGCGTTACGTCGACCTGATCATGAACGAGGAAACTCGCTTCACCTTCCGCGCCCGTTCGGCCATCGTGTCGTCGATCCGCAATTTCATGACCGGCCACGGTTTCATGGAAGTCGAAACGCCGATGATGCATCCGATCCCCGGTGGCGCCTCGGCCAAGCCTTTCGTCACGCACCACAACGCGCTCGACATGCAGCAGTTCCTGCGCATCGCCCCGGAGCTCTACCTGAAGCGCCTGGTCGTTGGCGGTTTCGAGAAGGTCTTCGAAATCAACCGCAACTTCCGCAACGAAGGTTTGAGTCCGCGCCATAACCCGGAATTCACGATGATGGAATTCTACGAGGCGTACGCGAATTACCACACGCTGATGGATTTCACCGAAGGCCTGCTCCGCCACACCGCCCGCGAGGCGCTGGGCAAGGAAGTCTTCGTCTATCAGGGCCGCGAACTTGACCTCTCCAAGCCTTTCCATCGCCTGACCATCAACCAGGCTATCCAGCGCCAGCATCCGGAATTCTCCGATGCCGAGTTGGCCGACACCGATTTCCTCAAAACCAAGATCAAGCACTTCGGCGAGCCGGTCAAGGCAGGCGGACTGGGCAGCCTGCAATTGCAGCTTTTCGAAGCCTGTGCCGAAGCCCAGTGCTGGGAACCGACCTTCATCATCGATTACCCGGTCGAAGTCTCGCCGCTGGCCCGTGCTTCCGATACGAATCCGGAGATTACGGAACGCTTTGAGCTGTTCATTGTCGGGCGTGAAATCGCCAATGGTTTCTCCGAGTTGAATGATGCGGAAGACCAGGCAGCGCGCTTCCAGGAACAGATGAAGGCCAAGGATGCTGGCGACGAAGAGGCAATGTATTACGACGCCGATTTCATTCGCGCGCTGGAATACGGCCTGCCGCCAACCGGTGGCTGTGGGATCGGGATTGATCGACTGATCATGCTGCTGACCGATGCGGCGGCGATTCGGGATGTCATCCTTTTCCCCTCCATGCGCCCTGAGTGA
- a CDS encoding cupin domain-containing protein: MLTNLFADLPPLGSTEEQFTQLLCEPGLVVERIVSTGQCSPPAFWYEQAAAEWVVLISGEALLRFEDENEARRLRPGDCIDIAAGRRHQVEWTATDQSTIWLAIHRPVLPTSPR, from the coding sequence ATGCTCACCAATCTTTTTGCCGATCTCCCACCCCTCGGTAGTACTGAAGAACAATTTACCCAGCTTCTCTGCGAACCCGGCCTGGTTGTGGAACGGATTGTTTCGACGGGACAATGCAGCCCGCCCGCGTTCTGGTACGAGCAAGCTGCAGCGGAGTGGGTAGTGCTGATCAGTGGCGAGGCATTGCTCCGCTTCGAAGACGAAAACGAAGCGCGTCGATTGAGGCCAGGCGATTGCATCGATATTGCGGCAGGACGCCGACACCAAGTCGAGTGGACCGCGACGGATCAATCAACGATCTGGCTTGCTATCCACCGCCCTGTCCTGCCGACATCGCCGCGCTAG
- a CDS encoding response regulator, with the protein MDILLIESSPLFREILQQSFRRFRGVVFVLASSGSEALAASESRAFDFVIVAGQLSDGDGLALARQLRVVGRVPAAPIVLLTGTPTSELSLQATQAGITEVFRKQDLDELVAFTRHFLAVHQPLRCRILYIEDALDQRLALQAQLRDWGATVDAFESADDAWPAFLSGDYDLVLTDVVLGGSMSGARLINRIRRLEPPKGSIPILAVTAFDSQARRVELFH; encoded by the coding sequence GTGGACATTCTGCTGATCGAGAGCTCACCGCTCTTTCGGGAGATTCTTCAACAAAGTTTTCGTCGTTTTCGCGGCGTGGTCTTTGTGTTGGCATCTTCCGGGAGCGAGGCGCTGGCGGCGAGCGAGAGCAGGGCTTTCGATTTCGTCATTGTCGCCGGGCAGCTTTCCGATGGTGACGGCTTGGCCCTGGCCAGGCAGTTGCGAGTGGTAGGGCGGGTTCCTGCGGCGCCCATTGTCCTGCTGACTGGCACGCCGACTAGCGAGTTGTCATTGCAGGCAACTCAGGCTGGAATTACCGAGGTATTTCGCAAGCAGGATCTGGATGAGCTCGTTGCCTTTACGCGCCATTTTCTGGCGGTGCATCAGCCCCTGCGTTGCCGCATACTCTATATTGAAGATGCGCTTGATCAGCGCTTGGCGCTTCAGGCACAGCTGCGGGACTGGGGGGCGACGGTGGATGCCTTTGAGTCGGCAGATGATGCGTGGCCGGCTTTTCTGTCGGGTGACTATGATCTGGTGCTGACTGATGTGGTGCTCGGTGGCAGCATGAGCGGTGCTCGCCTGATTAACCGTATCCGCCGCCTCGAACCGCCAAAGGGCAGCATTCCCATTCTCGCTGTGACAGCTTTTGACAGTCAGGCGCGGCGTGTTGAGTTGTTCCATTAG
- a CDS encoding response regulator, translating into MFGIEGAVEVINFSSLLVSEAGGAGSIDTLRWLIAQQSVQRLRFGGLRGDSHIFPLQLSSLEIDPADGGRRFALLTMDISEEQTLADELLRARESAERLGRMKAEFLSNMSHELRTPLNAIIGMTYLLKRGVLATEQRECVDHIDSSGRHLLGLVEDILDFSQIESGKLELEAISLSAHDVLANVAEMIKRRAAAKGIAVRVDADSLPAQLCGDPTRLTQALLNYASNAVKFTEQGSIILKVSATEQGKSHFMLRFEVTDTGIGIEEKHLGLLFESFHQADGSMTRRFGGTGLGLTITRELARLMGGEVGVSSDPGQGSTFWFTARLARAAEPGVGEDTASPALTIATLFADFPVLLVEDDPVNRHVARSLLSTAGLQVDVAEDGLAALKSVREKSYTLILMDIQMPHMDGLQATRVIRTLPEYSAVPIIAVTANASEGDRQRCFDAGMNDFIPKPINARLLYSVVLRWLSQKSEHETALLDTSVSKP; encoded by the coding sequence ATGTTTGGCATTGAAGGCGCCGTCGAAGTCATCAATTTCAGCAGCCTGCTGGTCAGCGAAGCAGGCGGAGCGGGTAGCATCGATACCCTGCGTTGGCTGATTGCCCAACAGAGTGTGCAGCGACTGCGCTTTGGCGGGCTGCGTGGTGATAGTCACATATTCCCACTGCAGCTTTCCTCGTTGGAGATAGATCCGGCCGATGGTGGTCGCCGGTTCGCCTTGCTGACAATGGATATCAGCGAGGAGCAAACGCTGGCGGATGAGTTATTGCGGGCCCGTGAGTCTGCCGAGCGCCTTGGCCGCATGAAGGCAGAATTCCTGTCCAACATGAGCCACGAGCTTCGCACGCCGCTCAATGCCATCATTGGCATGACGTATCTACTTAAACGAGGGGTATTGGCAACTGAGCAGCGTGAGTGCGTCGACCACATAGACTCATCAGGTCGTCATTTGCTCGGCCTGGTTGAAGACATTCTCGATTTCTCGCAAATTGAATCCGGCAAGCTGGAACTCGAGGCGATCTCTCTTTCAGCCCACGATGTTCTTGCCAATGTGGCGGAAATGATCAAGCGACGGGCTGCCGCCAAAGGCATTGCGGTGCGGGTCGATGCCGATTCATTGCCTGCTCAGCTTTGTGGCGATCCCACTCGCCTGACACAAGCCTTGCTCAACTACGCATCGAATGCGGTCAAGTTTACCGAGCAAGGTTCAATCATCCTGAAGGTTTCTGCTACTGAGCAAGGCAAATCACACTTCATGCTGCGCTTTGAAGTGACTGATACGGGCATCGGTATAGAGGAAAAACATCTCGGTTTGCTGTTTGAGTCTTTTCATCAGGCAGACGGCTCGATGACCCGTCGCTTCGGTGGGACAGGTCTGGGACTGACCATTACTCGTGAACTGGCTCGTCTGATGGGCGGCGAAGTGGGGGTGAGCAGTGATCCGGGCCAAGGCAGCACCTTCTGGTTTACGGCTCGCCTGGCCCGGGCTGCCGAACCCGGGGTAGGGGAAGACACGGCATCCCCGGCTTTGACGATTGCCACGCTATTCGCTGACTTTCCTGTTCTTTTGGTCGAGGATGACCCGGTCAATCGTCACGTCGCGCGCTCCCTTCTTTCGACGGCAGGACTGCAGGTCGATGTGGCCGAAGACGGGTTGGCTGCCTTGAAGTCAGTAAGAGAGAAAAGTTATACGCTGATCCTGATGGATATCCAGATGCCACACATGGATGGCTTGCAGGCGACAAGGGTTATCCGCACATTACCCGAGTATTCCGCTGTGCCCATCATTGCGGTGACAGCGAATGCCTCCGAGGGCGACAGGCAGCGCTGCTTCGACGCGGGCATGAATGATTTCATACCGAAACCGATCAACGCTCGGCTGTTGTATTCGGTCGTCCTGCGCTGGCTTTCGCAAAAAAGTGAGCACGAGACGGCATTGCTCGACACCTCGGTGAGTAAACCCTGA
- a CDS encoding PEP-CTERM sorting domain-containing protein, with protein MPRKLMNLSVTVALLAALSLSTFQASAAELLGFNISSTYSVLGSMNEPTAPIPLQVLLDTPASQVTFITLSSSDRSVFDTFSTMAIPTGETSGIVRVSALSLGTAQLMAGLGGALASANITVVSQIPAVPEPSALLMLTVGLAFIGGAAKCRSHSN; from the coding sequence ATGCCCCGAAAATTGATGAATCTTTCTGTGACCGTTGCACTCTTGGCAGCACTGAGCCTCAGTACCTTCCAAGCAAGTGCCGCGGAACTCTTGGGCTTCAACATCAGCTCGACTTACAGCGTTCTTGGCTCCATGAACGAGCCAACCGCACCAATTCCACTGCAGGTTTTGCTGGATACTCCTGCGAGCCAAGTCACGTTTATTACCTTAAGCAGCTCAGATCGCAGCGTTTTCGATACTTTTTCAACAATGGCAATTCCAACCGGCGAAACATCCGGCATCGTAAGGGTCAGCGCACTCAGCTTGGGCACGGCACAGCTGATGGCAGGTCTCGGGGGGGCGCTTGCGAGCGCCAACATAACGGTTGTCAGCCAAATTCCCGCTGTACCTGAACCCTCCGCACTATTGATGCTCACAGTTGGTTTGGCTTTTATAGGCGGCGCTGCAAAATGCCGCTCTCACAGCAATTAG
- the mnmC gene encoding bifunctional tRNA (5-methylaminomethyl-2-thiouridine)(34)-methyltransferase MnmD/FAD-dependent 5-carboxymethylaminomethyl-2-thiouridine(34) oxidoreductase MnmC, whose translation MESGARLYLDGRQPNSLHRPALAPALVEKLQPARIEFVAYGTPYSAAFDDVYHSALGGPTQARHVFLGGNELPQRWQGKDRFVILETGFGTGLNFLATWQAWRADPQRCRRLHFISFEKFPLTVEDLATCQQAWPEFGELAAELQKHWPPLTPGMHRLHLDGGQVILTLIFGDAATQLRTVDASVDAFFLDGFSPPKNPELWSPHFCKGLARLTAPGATLATWTVAGHVRQALKDAEFDVEKRPGPVGKRQMLVGRFRSRRPDRHVAPTDRRAIVIGAGIAGSTTAHALATAGWQVTVLEQSAEPGTGASSNLAGMLRPLPSADDNRLSRLTRAGFLATRALLASLPEARWSPCGVLHLAREPEHEAQQRRAVEQLGFPPEVLQFVEKEEASRHLGQPVDIGGWWFPSGGWVQPPSVCRAALAAFPEKVTVRFNATVNRIIRPKTEWQALDVDGNVLAEAPVLIMASGAAAPRFKQFAWLPQRSGRGQVSHLPAASGNPLNAVLFQIGYAMPEIDGIQLIGASLSYEDDDTAERESDHSDNLARLRLTLPDFAAGLDPTTLHGRVGFRPMSPDRLPIVGAVPDSMAATPNTRLHNIPRQPGLYCMQGFGARGIVWSALMAELLVSQLEGAPLPLERDLVDALDPGRFLIKAARQTEPESDEHS comes from the coding sequence ATGGAATCTGGCGCTCGACTATACCTCGACGGCCGCCAGCCCAACTCCCTCCACAGGCCAGCACTCGCGCCTGCATTAGTGGAAAAACTGCAGCCCGCCAGGATCGAGTTCGTCGCCTACGGCACGCCCTACTCTGCTGCCTTTGACGACGTTTATCACTCCGCCCTCGGTGGCCCGACGCAGGCCCGGCATGTGTTTCTCGGTGGCAACGAACTGCCGCAGCGCTGGCAGGGCAAAGACCGCTTCGTCATTCTCGAAACCGGTTTCGGGACTGGCCTGAATTTTCTCGCCACCTGGCAAGCCTGGCGCGCCGACCCGCAGCGCTGTCGACGACTACATTTCATTTCTTTTGAAAAATTCCCGTTGACCGTGGAAGACCTCGCCACCTGCCAGCAAGCCTGGCCGGAATTCGGCGAACTGGCGGCGGAACTGCAAAAGCACTGGCCGCCACTGACGCCGGGCATGCACCGTCTGCATCTGGATGGCGGCCAAGTCATCCTGACGCTGATCTTCGGTGACGCTGCGACCCAACTCCGTACGGTCGACGCGTCAGTCGATGCTTTTTTCCTCGACGGCTTTTCCCCGCCCAAGAACCCCGAGCTGTGGTCGCCGCATTTCTGTAAAGGCCTGGCCAGGCTAACGGCACCGGGCGCAACCCTGGCGACGTGGACGGTTGCCGGCCATGTCCGGCAAGCGCTCAAGGATGCCGAATTCGACGTGGAAAAACGCCCCGGCCCGGTCGGCAAGCGGCAGATGCTGGTCGGCCGGTTTCGTTCACGCCGCCCAGATCGCCATGTCGCGCCGACGGATCGCCGGGCCATCGTCATCGGCGCTGGCATTGCCGGCAGCACAACAGCTCACGCGCTGGCCACTGCCGGCTGGCAAGTCACTGTACTGGAGCAGTCCGCAGAGCCCGGTACAGGCGCCTCCAGCAATCTGGCCGGTATGCTGCGCCCCTTGCCCAGCGCCGACGACAATCGCCTTTCCCGCCTCACCCGCGCCGGATTTCTCGCCACCCGCGCCCTGCTCGCCAGCTTGCCAGAGGCCCGCTGGTCACCCTGTGGCGTGCTGCATCTGGCCCGCGAACCGGAGCATGAAGCACAGCAGCGCCGCGCCGTCGAGCAACTGGGCTTCCCGCCCGAAGTGCTTCAGTTTGTAGAAAAAGAGGAGGCCAGCCGCCACCTTGGTCAGCCAGTTGATATCGGTGGCTGGTGGTTCCCGAGCGGTGGCTGGGTGCAGCCACCATCCGTCTGCCGCGCCGCGCTGGCCGCTTTTCCCGAAAAAGTCACGGTTCGCTTCAATGCTACGGTCAACCGGATAATTCGGCCAAAAACGGAATGGCAGGCGCTCGACGTTGACGGCAACGTGCTGGCCGAAGCACCCGTGCTGATCATGGCTAGCGGTGCCGCGGCGCCCCGTTTCAAGCAATTCGCCTGGCTGCCACAACGCTCGGGCCGTGGGCAAGTCAGCCATTTGCCCGCTGCAAGCGGCAACCCGCTCAATGCCGTCCTCTTCCAGATCGGCTACGCCATGCCGGAAATCGATGGCATCCAGTTGATTGGTGCTTCGCTGTCCTATGAAGACGACGACACCGCCGAACGAGAAAGTGACCACAGTGACAACCTCGCCCGCCTGCGCCTGACCCTGCCCGATTTCGCCGCCGGCCTTGACCCCACCACGCTGCACGGCCGCGTCGGTTTTCGCCCGATGTCACCGGACCGCCTGCCCATCGTCGGCGCCGTGCCGGACAGCATGGCCGCCACGCCCAACACCCGCCTGCATAACATCCCCCGCCAGCCCGGCCTTTACTGCATGCAAGGCTTCGGCGCACGCGGCATTGTCTGGTCGGCGCTGATGGCCGAGCTGCTCGTCAGCCAGCTCGAAGGCGCGCCGCTACCGCTCGAGCGCGACCTCGTCGACGCACTCGATCCCGGCCGATTCCTGATCAAAGCGGCGCGTCAAACCGAGCCGGAATCTGACGAGCATAGTTAA
- a CDS encoding pentapeptide repeat-containing protein, translating into MPMTDSSTSSSSGNFQGSTLDLEAFQVLIKSPIRHEQREIALSAWSEYKLGQQADYVQHAKGTGSGKHGLWGKGDYIRSLTAPAIDLRGGTFTDVVLGYADLRGVRFDHAVFNTEHLQWMAMKGAKLQGASLRDARFTAARLMEADLRGADLTHAQLVDADLTGANLGAACLNGADLSNADLRDANLTHASLQGANLSGADLSGANLVGADLRGTNLCGCRVYGISAWDVQFNEDDGLRQDLIVTPSGQPDVAVDNIEVAQFVYMLLNNPKIRGVLDTVCKKGVLILGRFTAERKAVLDALRSGLRERGYLPMIFDFDKPQERDLTETIRTLAGLSRFIIADITNPRSSPLELQAIVPDYMVPLVPIIAEGEDAFPMLKDLWVKYNWVLDPLEYPSCEALLEVIEPAIIEPALQKHAELLAAKAKVLRTRSVSQYNGG; encoded by the coding sequence ATGCCCATGACCGATTCGAGCACATCGTCCAGTTCCGGAAACTTCCAAGGCAGCACATTGGATCTGGAAGCCTTTCAGGTCTTGATCAAATCGCCGATCCGCCATGAACAGCGGGAAATTGCACTGTCTGCTTGGAGCGAATACAAGTTAGGGCAGCAAGCCGACTACGTTCAGCATGCCAAAGGGACGGGGAGCGGCAAACATGGCCTTTGGGGCAAAGGCGACTACATTCGCTCGCTGACTGCACCGGCCATCGATTTGCGTGGCGGGACGTTCACCGATGTGGTGCTAGGTTACGCGGACTTGCGTGGCGTTCGTTTCGATCATGCTGTGTTCAATACCGAGCACCTGCAGTGGATGGCGATGAAAGGTGCAAAACTGCAAGGCGCCAGCCTGCGCGATGCACGTTTCACTGCTGCCCGTCTGATGGAAGCCGACCTGCGCGGTGCCGACCTGACCCATGCACAGCTTGTGGACGCAGATTTAACGGGTGCCAATCTCGGCGCTGCCTGCCTGAATGGCGCCGATCTCTCCAACGCCGACCTGCGCGATGCCAATCTCACCCACGCCTCGCTGCAGGGAGCCAACCTGAGTGGCGCTGATCTATCGGGTGCCAACCTCGTTGGCGCCGACCTGCGGGGAACCAATCTGTGTGGCTGCCGGGTTTATGGCATCTCGGCCTGGGATGTCCAGTTCAACGAAGACGACGGTTTGCGCCAGGATCTGATTGTCACGCCAAGTGGGCAGCCCGACGTGGCGGTGGACAATATCGAGGTTGCCCAATTTGTTTATATGTTGCTCAACAACCCCAAAATTCGAGGTGTACTCGACACGGTATGCAAAAAAGGGGTGCTGATCCTTGGCCGCTTCACCGCCGAGCGAAAGGCGGTGCTTGATGCGCTGCGTTCCGGACTGCGCGAACGCGGTTACCTGCCAATGATCTTCGACTTTGACAAACCGCAGGAACGTGATCTGACGGAAACCATTCGGACACTCGCCGGACTCAGCCGATTTATCATTGCCGACATCACCAATCCGCGTTCCAGTCCGCTCGAATTGCAGGCCATCGTGCCCGACTACATGGTTCCGCTGGTGCCCATCATCGCCGAGGGCGAAGACGCCTTCCCGATGCTCAAGGACTTATGGGTCAAGTACAACTGGGTTCTTGATCCGCTGGAATACCCAAGTTGTGAGGCGTTACTGGAAGTGATCGAACCGGCCATCATCGAGCCGGCATTGCAAAAACATGCCGAGCTTCTCGCAGCAAAGGCCAAGGTGCTGCGTACGCGCAGCGTGTCTCAATACAATGGCGGGTAG
- a CDS encoding aminotransferase class I/II-fold pyridoxal phosphate-dependent enzyme, giving the protein MKIETIAVHGGYSPDPTTKAVAVPIYQTTSYAFDDTQHGADLFDLKVAGNIYTRIMNPTQDVLEKRVAAMEGGIAGLAMASGMAAITASIQTIAEAGDNIISSSTLYGGTYNLFAHTFPQYGIDVRFADYNDPAAVEKLIDAKTKAIFCESVGNPLGNVTDFEKLAEIAHKHGVPVIVDNTVPSPYLCRPFEHGADIVVHSLTKYLGGHGNSLGGIIIDSGKFPWAEHKTKFKRLNEPDVSYHGVIYTEALGPAAYIGRARTVPLRNMGAAISPFNAFMILQGIETLALRMDRICDNALKVANFLQNHPKVTWVNYAGQATHKDHALVQKYMGGRASGILSFGVKGGSEGGGKFQDALQLVTRLVNIGDCKTLACHPASTTHRQLSAAEMAKAGVSEDMIRLSVGIEHIDDLIADLDQALNAA; this is encoded by the coding sequence ATGAAGATCGAAACCATTGCCGTCCATGGCGGCTATTCGCCCGACCCGACCACCAAGGCCGTGGCGGTGCCGATTTACCAGACCACCTCTTACGCTTTCGACGACACCCAGCACGGCGCCGATCTTTTTGACCTCAAGGTTGCCGGTAACATCTACACGCGCATCATGAACCCGACGCAGGACGTGCTGGAAAAGCGCGTCGCCGCGATGGAAGGCGGCATCGCCGGCCTGGCCATGGCTTCGGGCATGGCGGCGATCACCGCGTCGATCCAGACTATTGCCGAGGCTGGTGACAACATCATCTCGTCGAGCACGCTCTACGGCGGCACCTACAACCTGTTCGCCCATACCTTCCCGCAGTACGGCATCGACGTCCGCTTTGCCGACTACAACGACCCAGCCGCTGTCGAGAAACTGATCGATGCCAAGACCAAGGCTATCTTCTGCGAATCCGTCGGCAACCCGCTGGGCAACGTCACCGACTTCGAAAAGCTGGCCGAAATTGCCCACAAGCACGGCGTGCCGGTCATCGTCGACAACACCGTGCCCTCGCCCTACCTGTGCCGCCCCTTCGAGCACGGCGCCGACATCGTCGTCCATTCGCTGACCAAATACCTCGGCGGCCACGGCAACAGCCTCGGCGGCATCATTATCGACAGCGGCAAGTTCCCCTGGGCCGAACACAAAACCAAGTTCAAGCGCCTCAACGAGCCGGACGTTTCCTACCACGGCGTGATCTACACCGAAGCCCTCGGCCCCGCCGCCTACATCGGTCGCGCCCGCACCGTGCCGCTGCGCAACATGGGCGCCGCCATCAGCCCGTTCAACGCCTTCATGATCCTGCAAGGCATCGAAACCCTCGCCCTGCGCATGGACCGCATCTGCGACAACGCGCTGAAGGTCGCCAACTTCCTGCAAAACCACCCAAAAGTCACCTGGGTGAACTACGCCGGTCAGGCCACCCACAAGGACCACGCGCTGGTCCAGAAATACATGGGCGGTCGCGCTTCCGGCATCCTCAGCTTTGGCGTCAAGGGCGGCAGCGAAGGCGGCGGTAAATTCCAGGACGCCCTGCAACTGGTAACCCGCCTGGTCAACATCGGCGACTGCAAGACACTCGCCTGCCACCCGGCCTCGACCACGCACCGCCAGTTGTCCGCTGCCGAAATGGCCAAGGCTGGCGTCTCCGAAGATATGATCCGCCTGTCGGTCGGCATCGAACATATCGACGACCTGATTGCCGATCTCGATCAGGCACTCAACGCCGCCTGA